In the genome of Populus trichocarpa isolate Nisqually-1 chromosome 6, P.trichocarpa_v4.1, whole genome shotgun sequence, one region contains:
- the LOC18100710 gene encoding glutamate receptor 2.8-like, which yields MIMKEYSLNPVLSFFFFLSLMILFLEMGVAQNTTSTIPVNVGVVLDLASLEANIALSCINMALSDFYASHGDYKTRLVLNTRDSKKDVIGAAAAALDLIKNMEVQAILGPTTSMQANFVIDLGEKAQVPIISFSATSPSLTSIRSSYFLRATQNDSAQVNAISAIVQAFGWREAVPIYIDNEYGEGIIPYLTDALQEVDARVPYRSVISPSATDDQIVEELYKLMTMQTRVFIVHMYRSLGTRLFTKAKEIGMMSGGYVWIMTDGLSVDFLSSPNHSVTDTIQGVLGIKPYVPRTKQLEYFRARWKRQFLRDNPNKFDAELNIYGLLAYDAATALALAVEKAGTTNFGFQKANVSRNSSTDLATLSISLNGPNILRALSTTSFKGLTGDYFFVDGQLQSPAFQIINVNGNGGRRIGFWTPTEGLVKTLNPRINKRMNSTSTSRLSTVIFPGDTTVVPKGWEIPTNEKKLKIGVPVKSGFSEFVAVTKDPGSNTATFTGFCIDVFDAVVKALPYALPYEYIPFAKPDGEPAGTYNDLAYQVYLKNYDAVVGDITIVYNRSLYIDYTLPFTESGVSMIVPIADNNRKNAWVFMKPLTWDLWVSSFLFFVFIGFVVWVLEHRINEDFRGSASDQAGTSFWFSFSTMVFAQRERVVSNLSRAVIIIWCFVVLILTQSYTASLTSLLTVEQLKPTVTDVRELIKKGEYVGYQKGSFILGILLDLGFDKSKLMVYSSPEECHHLFSKGSGNGGIAAAFDELAYIKLILSRYCSKYTMIDPKFKTGGFGFVFPKGSPLVPDISRAILNVTEGDEMKQIEGAWFGKKSTCPESSSSISSNSLSLKSFWGLFLIAGLAALLALIIFVVMFVYRERNVLRSSDSTASIWSRIENFFRIFIQRDSTSSTFRQSDLNDRNGISLPTMCAPSPSAYSVDTEYPANRSSASYDSSPNREPPHEVAIDIDQLTNRNQERPAALEIDHENN from the exons CCCTGGActtgataaaaaatatggaaGTGCAAGCAATCTTAGGGCCAACAACATCAATGCAAGCCAATTTTGTTATTGACCTTGGAGAAAAAGCTCAGGTGCCAATTATATCTTTTTCTGCAACAAGTCCTTCTCTTACTTCCATCAGGAGTTCATATTTCTTGCGAGCAACACAAAATGATTCAGCTCAAGTGAATGCCATAAGTGCTATAGTTCAAGCCTTTGGATGGAGAGAAGCGGTGCCCATCTACATTGACAACGAATATGGAGAAGGAATCATACCTTATTTAACTGATGCTCTGCAAGAAGTTGATGCTCGTGTGCCCTACCGGAGTGTCATTTCTCCATCGGCCACTGATGATCAAATTGTTGAGGAGCTTTATAAGTTGATGACAATGCAAACTAGAGTTTTCATTGTGCATATGTATCGCTCTCTAGGCACTCGGCTTTTCACCAAAGCAAAAGAGATTGGAATGATGAGTGGAGGCTATGTTTGGATCATGACAGACGGTCTGAGTGTTGATTTCTTGAGTTCACCGAATCATTCTGTCACCGATACTATCCAAGGAGTATTGGGTATTAAACCTTATGTTCCAAGAACAAAACAGCTTGAATATTTTCGAGCTCGGTGGAAAAGGCAATTCCTACGAGATAATCCAAATAAATTTGATGCTGAGTTGAACATTTATGGACTACTGGCCTATGATGCTGCTACAGCATTGGCCTTGGCAGTTGAGAAAGCCGGCACTACAAATTTTGGCTTCCAAAAGGCAAATGTTTCTAGAAATTCATCAACAGATCTTGCAACTCTTAGCATCTCTTTAAATGGTCCAAACATTCTTCGAGCTTTATCGACCACTAGTTTCAAAGGCCTCACAGGAGATTACTTTTTTGTTGATGGGCAGTTGCAATCACCAGCTTTTCAGATAATTAATGTGAACGGAAATGGAGGAAGACGGATTGGATTTTGGACACCAACAGAAGGACTTGTGAAAACACTGAATCCGAGAATAAATAAACGTATGAATTCAACTTCTACTTCCAGACTTTCCACTGTAATTTTTCCTGGGGATACAACTGTGGTTCCCAAGGGTTGGGAGATTCCCACAAATGAGAAGAAGTTGAAAATAGGAGTGCCTGTGAAGTCTGGCTTCAGTGAGTTTGTAGCAGTAACAAAAGATCCTGGTTCGAACACCGCAACATTCACCGGATTCTGCATAGATGTCTTTGATGCTGTAGTCAAAGCATTGCCTTATGCTTTGCCTTATGAGTACATCCCCTTTGCCAAGCCTGATGGCGAACCTGCTGGAACTTACAACGATCTGGCCTATCAAGTGTACTTGAAG AATTATGATGCCGTGGTTGGAGACATAACTATTGTCTACAACAGGTCTTTGTACATCGACTATACCTTGCCTTTCACAGAAAGTGGTGTCTCCATGATTGTTCCGATTGCAGACAACAACAGAAAAAATGCATGGGTCTTCATGAAACCTTTGACATGGGACCTTTGGGTGAGCAGTTTTCTGTTCTTTGTTTTCATTGGATTTGTGGTCTGGGTTCTTGAGCACAGAATAAATGAAGATTTTCGAGGGTCAGCTTCAGATCAAGCTGGCACTAGTTTCTGGTTTTCCTTCTCAACTATGGTTTTTGCACAAC GGGAGAGAGTGGTTAGCAACTTGTCTAGGGCGGTGATAATCATCTGGTGTTTCGTTGTGTTGATCCTCACGCAGAGTTACACCGCCAGTTTAACAAGCCTACTTACCGTCGAGCAGCTGAAGCCTACAGTTACTGATGTGCGTGAGCTCATTAAGAAAGGGGAGTATGTGGGCTACCAGAAGGGTTCTTTTATTCTAGGCATCTTGTTAGACTTGGGGTTCGACAAGTCCAAGCTCATGGTGTATAGTTCTCCAGAAGAATGCCACCATCTTTTCTCCAAAGGAAGTGGAAATGGTGGTATTGCTGCTGCTTTCGACGAACTTGCATATATAAAGCTCATTCTGTCAAGATATTGCTCCAAATATACCATGATTGATCCTAAATTTAAAACCGGCGGTTTTGGCTTT GTCTTCCCTAAAGGTTCTCCTCTAGTGCCTGATATATCGAGGGCAATTTTAAATGTGACCGAGGGAGATGAAATGAAGCAAATAGAGGGTGCATGGTTTGGCAAAAAAAGCACTTGTCCAGAATCCAGCTCCTCAATTTCATCTAATAGCCTTAGTCTGAAGAGTTTCTGGgggttatttttaattgcagGACTAGCTGCATTGTTAGCTCTCATTATCTTCGTAGTCATGTTTGTTTACCGAGAAAGAAACGTCTTGAGGTCCTCTGATTCCACAGCTTCAATATGGAGTAGAATTGAAAACTTCTTTAGAATTTTCATTCAAAGGGACTCGACATCCAGTACTTTCAGACAAAGTGATCTGAATGATAGAAATGGCATCAGTCTGCCTACTATGTGTGCGCCAAGCCCATCAGCCTATTCAGTCGACACGGAATATCCAGCCAATCGATCTTCTGCAAGCTATGATTCTAGTCCAAATAGGGAACCACCTCACGAGGTAGCAATAGATATCGATCAGCTTACCAACCGAAATCAGGAGAGACCGGCAGCTTTGGAAATAGACCATGAAAATAATTGA
- the LOC7489175 gene encoding histidine kinase 5, with translation MVCEMENDQMEDMDIEALSSMWPEDIDSSKPYVEKPVGDQDMLEEVTIVEGPTIVDFHHLVELTNYTDRGSSQLAHLVQHWEYKQANAVRLLREELDILNKQREEVELKKLEILEDFRFEEERYSGDKRQISILDEIFDIYQDIPRRKSDIIVQSKRVDIDAEFDTVAYWKQRVVHLEKLLEASVHREELLTEKLQESIQNLEKQSSPVEELTQILKRADNFLHFVLQNAPVVIGHQDKDLRYRFIYNHFPRLQEEEIIGKTDVEIFSGAGVKESQDFKKEVLDKGLPAKREITFETELFGSKTFLIYVEPVFSKSGETIGINYMGMDVTDQVRKREKMARLREEIAVQKAKETELNKTIHITEETMRAKQMLATMSHEIRSPLSGVVSMAEILSTTNLDREQRQLLNVMISSGDLVLQLINDILDLSKVESGVMKLEATKFRPREVVKHVLQTAAASLQKILTLEGRVADDVPIEVIGDVLRIRQILTNLISNAIKFTHEGKVGIKLYVVSDPCYGKAERKHQKSSADQSTTNEPKEGKPTSSSQSSSDRKSFHSTKYSEGPYPNHLPSNEPQTPVKNGNTMDGDKGEEPEVPGTTVWLCCDVYDTGIGIPDNALPTLFKKYMQVSADHARKYGGTGLGLAICKQLVELMGGRLTVSSKVKCGSTFTFVLPYKVSSTCDSSDDPDDLSEMADHDAPLEDETAGFFQFQPRTLGSLFSSNGSTRTQKLLPHSIGFSNSPILNGFSEDSCSFPSGNVRLKETTSVEDACSMVEVAETLSEPESSFSHSPDRDNENVVCRRKRCPDETKSKIPNGTKNCNNHKEVSGDPPGSCQAQEKSATSSQCTSSSIPQEPESKPKPKILLVEDNKINVMVTKSMMKQLGHTMDVVNNGVEAVRAVQSYSYDLILMDVCMPVMNGLQATQLIRSFEETGNWDAAIKAGIEPCAPSSASVLDGQSSIHDHKRIPIIAMTANALSESAEECYANGMDSFVSKPVTFQKIKECLEQYLP, from the exons ATGGTCTGCGAAATGGAGAATGATCAAATGGAGGACATGGACATTGAAGCCCTCTCTTCAATGTGGCCTGAAGATATTGATAGCTCAAAGCCATATGTAGAGAAGCCGGTAGGGGATCAAGACATGTTAGAGGAGGTTACCATAGTTGAGGGGCCAACTATAGTTGATTTCCATCATCTTGTCGAGCTGACGAATTACACTGATAGGGGCTCTTCTCAGTTGGCACATCTTGTACAACACTGGGAGTATAAACAGGCAAATGCAGTCCGCCTTCTCAGAGAAGAGCTTGACATCTTAAACAAACAAAGAGAGGAAGTTGAGCTCAAGAAATTGGAGATATTGGAGGATTTTCGGTTTGAGGAAGAAAGATACAGTGGTGATAAACGACAGATTTCTATTTTGGatgaaatatttgatatatatcaAGATATTCCTCGGAGAAAAAGTGATATCATTGTTCAAAGCAAGAGAGTAGACATAGATGCCGAATTCGACACTGTCGCATACTGGAAACAGCGAGTAGTGCATTTAGAGAAATTGTTGGAGGCCAGTGTACACAGAGAGGAGTTACTGACAGAGAAGTTACAAGAAAGCATACAGAACTTGGAAAAGCAATCCTCCCCAGTTGAAGAGTTGACACAGATTCTGAAAAGGGCTGATAATTTCTTACATTTTGTACTTCAAAATGCTCCTGTTGTTATAGGCCATCAG GATAAAGATTTAAGATATCGCTTTATCTATAATCATTTTCCGCGTTTGCAAGAGGAG GAAATTATAGGAAAAACAGATGTCGAAATTTTTTCAGGCGCAGGAGTTAAGGAATCTCAAGATTTCAAGAAAGAAGTTTTGGATAAAGGATTGCCTGCAAAGAGGGAAATCACATTTGAGACAGAATTATTTGGTTCAAAGACATTTTTGATCTATGTGGAACCTGTTTTTAGCAAGTCCGGGGAGACAATCGGTATAAACTATATGGGAATGGATGTAACTGATCAG gtaaggaaaagagagaaaatggcaAGGCTTCGAGAAGAGATAGCAGTACAGAAAGCTAAGGAAACAGAACTTAACAAAACAATCCATATAACAG AGGAAACAATGCGTGCAAAACAAATGCTAGCAACCATGTCTCATGAAATAAGATCACCTCTCTCTGGAGTTGTTAGCATGGCTGAGATTCTCTCCACCACAAACCTTGATCGCGAGCAAAGACAACTATTGAATGTCATGATATCTTCAGGAGATTTGGTTCTTCAACTTATAAATGACATACTCGACCTTTCCAAGGTTGAATCAGGTGTTATGAAGTTGGAGGCTACGAAATTCCGACCACGAGAGGTAGTAAAACATGTGCTGCAGACTGCTGCGGCATCATTGCAAAAGATTCTGACCTTGGAAGGACGTGTAGCCGATGATGTTCCCATTGAG GTCATTGGAGATGTTCTTAGGATCCGGCAAATCCTCACCAACTTGATAAGCAATGCAATCAAGTTTACTCATGAAGGGAAAGTAGGGATAAAACTTTATGTCGTATCGGATCCATGTTATGGAaaagctgaaagaaaacatcaGAAGTCATCTGCAGATCAGTCAACCACAAATGAGCCAAAGGAAGGCAAGCCTACATCCTCGTCTCAAAGTAGCAGCGATCGAAAAAGTTTCCACAGTACAAAATACAGTGAAGGTCCATATCCTAATCATTTGCCTAGCAATGAACCTCAAACACCGGTTAAGAATGGAAACACAATGGACGGAGATAAAGGGGAGGAACCTGAAGTACCTGGAACAACAGTGTGGCTTTGCTGTGATGTTTATGACACCGGCATTGGAATCCCAG ATAATGCTTTACCTACTCTAttcaaaaaatacatgcaagTTAGTGCGGATCATGCTCGAAAATATGGCGGGACAGGGCTAGGCCTTGCGATATGCAAACAGCTG GTTGAGCTGATGGGAGGCCGTCTCACTGTGTCTAGCAAAGTGAAATGTGGATCTACGTTTACGTTTGTGCTCCCGTATAAGGTATCATCAACCTGTGATTCTTCCGATGATCCTGATGATCTTTCAGAGATGGCTGATCATGATGCTCCACTAGAGGATGAAACTGCTGGCTTCTTTCAGTTCCAACCACGTACTTTGGGCTCTCTATTCTCTTCTAATGGATCCACCAGGACTCAAAAACTGTTGCCACATAGTATTGGTTTCAGTAATTCCCCTATACTCAATGGATTCTCTGAGGATTCTTGCTCATTCCCTTCTGGTAACGTTAGATTGAAAGAGACAACTTCTGTTGAGGATGCCTGTTCTATGGTTGAAGTTGCCGAGACATTATCTGAACCTGAAAGCTCATTTAGTCATAGTCCAGACCGTGACAACGAGAATGTAGTTTGTAGAAGAAAACGATGTCCAGATGAAACAAAGAGTAAAATCCCTAATGGTACTAAAAACTGCAATAATCACAAAGAAGTGTCAGGTGACCCACCAGGGTCGTGTCAGGCACAAGAGAAATCTGCCACAAGTTCTCAGTGCACTTCTAGCAGCATTCCACAAGAACCAGAATCAAAACCAAAGCCTAAGATCCTTCTAGTAGAAGATAACAAGATCAACGTAATGGTGACGAAATCAATGATGAAGCAGTTAGGCCACACCATGGATGTCGTAAATAACGGAGTTGAAGCAGTGCGTGCAGTTCAGTCCTATTCTTATGATCTCATTTTGATG GATGTCTGCATGCCTGTTATGAATGGTCTTCAAGCTACACAATTGATTCGTTCTTTCGAAGAAACTGGCAATTGGGATGCTGCTATTAAGGCTGGAATAGAGCCATGTGCACCATCTTCAGCTTCAGTACTAGATGGTCAGAGTTCAATTCATGATCACAAGCGGATTCCTATAATTGCA ATGACAGCAAATGCATTATCAGAGAGTGCAGAGGAATGCTATGCAAATGGCATGGACTCATTTGTTTCAAAGCCCGtgacttttcaaaaaataaaagagtgctTGGAACAATATCTACCATGA